A window of Anabas testudineus chromosome 7, fAnaTes1.2, whole genome shotgun sequence genomic DNA:
AGGATCTGGCCATCCTTCGGCCTAAACAGGAGGTACTGGTTGTCCTCTCTTTTTTGGCATGcgctacagtatgtgtgaccCTCACCAGGTGCACTGTGTTTCCTTATTGCTAACTGTGCCTGCCTCTTACTATTAGAACAGAGTAAACAGGAATTTATTTTAACTGGTTAGATTTTCCTATTGCAGACCTACTGTGATAATTTGCTGGATTACTCCACAAATAGCAATTATCATATTTGAGcaaaatttaattcaaaatttCTTATCTGTCTAGCTTTTGTGATGTATCTTCCAAACATTATTAGGTGCTCACTAAATCACAGAACAAATTGTGATTCATGATAATATTTAAGACATAGTTTTGTGCAGCAAAGTAGTTACTGCTGAAAATATACTGTTCAATTGAGTTTGTACTCGTAGATGGACAGTTTGTAAATCAAAATGAAtgcttaaattaaaaacagaacaatttgCAACACACCTGCATCAGAACAGAATTACAGtgcagcatttttaattttaactttagaAACAATTGTAACAGATTTTGACAGACAGTATGTTAATGTGTGTCTTTGATGGGCCCTTCACTGTGTGAGCAGCAGTTCTTGGACAAGCCAGAAGATGTTCTGCAAAAACACCAGGCCAGTATCAATGAGCTGAAGAGGACTTTGAGGCAGCCTAACAGCAAGATGGCCCAGAGGGAGAAGCGTCTTTCCTCAGCTACTCCTCCAGGAGGAACCCCGGAGCGGAAATCGGTAATAACATCCTATTCCTAAGCCATCATACTTACTACTATACTAAAAACTGTTTCctttatatgtttaaatgttggaTTTTACAATCCTGTCTACTATATTGTGtcaaaaatgcagaaaatcacaaaaaaacatcaagtggCCCAGTTAATGACTCTCCATCTTGAATGATAATTTATTATAATGAGGggtaacaataacaaaaatgacAGGCCAGCGTTTCTAGCTAGGCTAATGAAACTGTCTACTCTATGTCAACATAGGCGATCGGTGGTGCCAAATTGATTGACAAGCAGGATGCTTATGAAGGAGCACTGGATGCTTACTCTAAAGTGGAAATAAGTAAAGCCTCCTTTTTGGGCAGAAATACATTTGCAGTGACTGAAGCAAATATAAACAATTTTCAAATGCCCTGGGATCCTGTAAGAACTAAACCTGGAACATATGTGAAACAGGAAACCGGCCATATAGCAATAGGACTAATTAATATGGACTCCATGGATGATGCCTTAGCAACTAATGGGCATCACGATTCTTTATTAGCACAAAATGTCATTCATGAAAATGGATATGGGTCTCCACAGGACAAACAGAGGAGCTCAGTGAAACACCAAGATGTGAGGGATTGTCAGTATGAACACATTCACAGAGAGGGACCAAAAAACTTTGAAACTCTGGTGACTCTGGACTCTCTCCCTAAGGACAACGTGTCCAGAACTGAGACTGACATGATGCATTGTGAGACCTGGAAAATAAAAGACCCATGCCCCATGAGAGCAAAAGACTGCAACAAAACTGGGAACTCGCACTCCGAAGTCACCAAAATAGTCCCTCTCAAGCCACAGAGATCAAAGAAGTCTTTGAATAAAGAGAACAAAGGTGTTGTAAACCCTCAAACTCAAAGCCAGTCTGATAGAGGCACCTTTGGTGCGACTGGGGATGTACAGATGATAAAATCAAAAGATGGAATCTGTGagacaggaaggagagaggatgaTTATACTGTACCGCAATCTGCCACAGATGTTGTcaaggaaaacacagcagcaaccaAATACCACAGTGAAGCTGCAATAGTCTATCAGCAGCAAACTCAATTACATCCACAGATGAAGAATGAGTTGTTTCGACAGCAGGAGCTCAGAGACGGCAGAGATTTACCAGGGCAAAGTCAGTGGACGAGAGGAGCTGTGCTACATGAAGATAATTTTCAAAACAACTCGGAGTTTAAAGAGAATCTCCCGTGCAGCTCCAAATTTCCAACCGCTCCCCCCCGAACTCTTCCCCTGAAAACCCAGTggtccagagacagacagagcaacATGGACAACAGCCACATTCACTACCGGACACCCACGCAAGACACAGCCAAGAGGAAGCAAGCGGTAAAACATTTGCCCCCAACCTGTTTGTCAGTCATCGGAAAGTAAAACATTGCATGAGCTTCAGGCGATGTCGTgcaaatcttgtttttttttttttttaccatcttaAAAACACACGCATACTTCAGAACTCATGTGGCTGTTCATGAGAAAGCAAAAGTTCACGTTCCTCCGCATCGCTTTATTGACCGACACAATTCACGTCCATGGGGCCAAGGAGCTTTTTGCTTTCCCTTGCTCCCGTCCGCAAAGCTTGACATCTGCTTGGCCATTTCAGAACCCTGCGGGCCTTTAAGCAAAGTTCCCATTGCTTAAGCTTCAGGCGTCCCTTTTATGTCACCTTAACTTGTCACGTTAACACTTGGGTCCCTCCTTCCAACATCCTCACAGAGTAAAGGTGGCTGCTGTTGCAAGGAGCGCAAGACCTTTCCACCATTTTTCTTTGAAACCTCCTTTTTCACATAATTTCAATCCTTTTTAAAATGGCTGAGAAGGGCATTTGAACCAAATGTTCTGCCTTGGCACCTCTGTAGCAATAGTAGAAAATGAATAAGGCGATTAGATGTAATCACAGGCTGCAGAGCTGCCAAACCACTTCGGGGCTTAGGCATTCATACGCCACATTTATGAATATGAATACCTTTTTCCTGAAAgggacttaaaaaaaaaaatctaacctTTCAGTGCATGGCATTACCATTGCACTTGCCGTCATTTTTAATGATGTCAACCTGTGAAATATACCCTACATGCATGCTTCTGACAGTAGACCTTAAGCTGGAACGTCTGGGAGTTCTCTCTGggaaagtgtttttgtttatcatAACTCCTGAAGTTGATGGATGAATTAAGTGTTTCCatgttataaatattaatatatggcaaatgtttttgatgttttctctAAATATGACAATAAATGCTTAAATCAGCCATAGACCATGATGTCAATTCAGTGACAATGAAAACTTCTTAACTacctaatttttttttttactcaattaCTGTACACGCATTAGCTGTGGTAGAGATTGCATTATGGTCTGTGACTATTGTGCCATCTATGAATTAAAACATactttgtttttacatgaatgttttgttgttgtttttgctctaTAGGAGACACCTCCCACACCTGCTATTCATGAGGAACCTTTCAACGAAGCCTCAGTGAGTCATCCTTCAGCTCTACCAGTctcttatttgttttctgtcgCAGCAATTCTTGAGTAAACAAATAACTTTTAGTTattgaacacatttttctttaagATGTTGGCATTAACAGAACTAAAAAACTGGATTTTAAAGTGACACTAACAGTACATGATGGCTCATTTATAACGTATTATAATGTTGAATGTTATGCTTTGATTGGGAATTATTAGAAATCAGGCTTACATGATTTCTTTCTGACTTTTAAATTAGCCAGCAGTATGGAGTTCTGATCATAAAGGAAGCCattatctgtctcttttctgCAGAGGGAACCATGGGAGAGACGTCTGGGCTCTGTCTCGGAGGACGACCAGGACCACGAGATCCTGTACCTGAAGGAAACCCACCTGGGCATTGAGCGCAAATGTTCCAGCATCACAGTCAGCTCCACCTCCAGCTTGGAGGCTGAAGTAGATTTCACAGTCCTCACAGATCTGCACACAGGCATGGAGGAGTTCTCTAGGGGCATGTCAGAGCTGGGAGAGAGGGATCTGTCACCCGACGGGGGTCTGTGCATGGGCATCGACTTGCTCCAGCAGCAGGGGCCCTCTGAACCACCTCCTCCATTAGTGACGGCTCCTCTGTCGAGAGGAGCCAGCAGCAGCCCCCCGGCCAAACAAGTCCCGGCTGAAGAGGTTCGACCAGAGGTCAAACAGGTAGTTTTCATGTCAGATGTGTTTGGGAATATAAGAGCTTctgctttgatttgatttgttcagGCAGGTGAGAAAAACGCTACTATTCTTAGGCACCTAAAAATACGCATTATTGTCCTCTTTCaatcaaactgcagcacaggtgTGAACATAAACTGAGTGTACTAGAAATCATAAGTTTCACATCTAAAGAGCACAGAGTGCTTATTTAGAAACTAGAGACATGAAAATGCATAAAAGGTAAGTGTGTAGGCAGTGAGACTGGATTTCTATTCTTCCTAATCCCCTCCATAAAACACCAGCAAAGTGTGATGACAGACGACCAAAACAAGCAGCTGATGAGTTCATGTAACTTCTGTTTAGAAGATGAATCAcgtaaatatgaataaatagaGCAATGACAGCGTTTTTATTGCAgttcaaatggaaacaaaaattacacacacagtggtgtgATCACAcccaaagtgtgtttttctgaatgtTGTTAGTAGCTGTTAGCcatgaatttagttttattgataAAAAAAGAGGTTCGAGAGAATCAGTATCCTTACCAAAAACCACCAtcaagacaaaagaacactccaaGCAACTCAGTGAAAAATAGGTACATTAAATTGTCTAAGTCACTGAGTACAGTTAAATCTATTATAAAGAAATGGGTGGAATGTGGCTCATGCATAAATCTTCCTCTACcttctgcagcaggaaaaaaaacagtttttaaataaataaataaaatgtctcactTAAATactaaaacttgtttttttttttccatctatccAGCCTGTAGTTCCCAAAAAACCAAAGAGGTCAGTGCCGGTGTCGTCATCAGTGGATCGAGAGCAGCCACAGAAAGAAACCAGTCGCTTCCCTGCCCCCGCACCGCTGAGCAGGGAGGCCAGTGATGTCATGCCCACGCCAACAGTGAGGAAGACGGACGTGAGGACGGAAACTCAGCCCAATGGGTCGGAAGTCACCACGACCATTGTGGAGTTCACAGATCAGGTTAATTACACATTTTAGTGGAGATAAATTGTAGGTGAAGAAGAATATTTGAACTGTAAACACCTTGTTCTGTTGTCGTGGTTTGAAGTTGTATTGCAGTTGTCCTGAATAAAACAAGTGGCGTAATAAATTTGTCTGTCTCAGGATCACGGTATTGCCGGGCTGAGTGAAGTTTCTTACTCTACAAGGCAGAGCGTATCCCCTGTGAGTACAAGCAAAAAGACCTCTCCAATTTTAACTGAACCTGCAGCATGCTCAGACCTGCTCTCCAAGGTTTAAACCTACTTACAAAGACCAGGCATCAATTGGCATGACAGCATGTCCTCACATAAAAAAAGACTTGTTGTCttatactctgtgtgtgtgtgtatgtttaccTTATTTATTACAGCCAGTTCTCCTGTTCTCTCAGGTGCACATGGGCAGCCTTGGGAGAGAGGCGTCAGGGTCGCCCATCCTCGAAAATGTTACCTCTGCAACCACTCACGTCACCAAGGTGGAGAAGagttaaagtgaaaaatagaacacataatataatgtataactATGATAAAAAGGAATCGCACGCCACTTACCAAAATGAGGAGGTGCAGCTAATCCCCTCTGTCTGAATAGAGTTGAATGAGGgctgtttaaaacaaaacaaaaaaaaaaaaacaaaccctatTGTATGTTACAGACGGTGAAAGGAGGATATTCAGAAACCAGGATCGAGAAGAGGATTATAATCACAGGAGATGATGATGTCGACCAAGAACAGGTGGGCAAATAAACTGTGGATGAAACACTAAAGTCAAAACAATCGTGTGCACGGTTACTTATTGTTGATTTTGGGTgtaatttgtgttgttaaaatCTCGTATCAAGTACTCATACAGTTGACTCTTTTCTTGCAGGCTCTGGCTATTGCAATACAGGAAGCCAAGCAGCAGCATCCAGACATGCAGGTGACCAAGGCAATCGTTGTCAGGGAAACGGAGTCATCTACTGAGGATCGTCATGGCGCATCGGAGGTACAGATGTCATATCGACTTCTTGACTTATAGTCAACATTTAGCCCCATAACCTTCTCAGAGCCTCAGGGATTTAAGGTTGACTACTGTTATCTCCCCTTTGTTACCTGCAGTCCTGATTTCCTGAGGTGAGAGTGCCCCCCTTTGGACCATAAGTGTAAGTGCTGGACCTGAAATTGCCACCCACCATCTCTACTGATAGGCCACTGCCGGTGGTGCTCGAAAGGAGCTGCTTGTCTACACACAAAGCTGATAGAGGACTCCTTTCAACTcagctttatttatatttacacatttttctttttacatcataaattataatttcaaaTGTGATAATCCAACTAATTTCCCTGCAAAGTTCTCCGGGCCTCTGAATTCTGACCAATTGCTAAAGTATTCCTCAAAAGTCAGAGGCAATTTGTGTagaagagatttttttttagataatcTGTCAAAACTGTGGAGAAAATCAGAGATCATGTTTTAGTTTCCATCTCATGGGTACCAACAAAATCTAATTTACATGTCTTTTCACTGAAGAACAGGAAATCATTAGACTTCGgctgtgtgcagaaaaaaactgtaaaggCTACAGTACTGGTAAAGTATTCACAAATCCTTGGTTTAGTTTTCATTCTCTCATGAccaatgaaatgaacaaatgggCTATGGCTTAGATGAGGATGCACTGATCAAAGGATCATTGAAATAGAATCACGTTGGTCCCACAAGGTCCTCTTGAGGTGTTTATTTAAGTGTTAAGGGCCAAAGTCAGACTTTGTCTGATCACCTTTTTTCCCTGTAAgtctcatttgtaatatttcactCTGATGCGTGGGTGCCAAGTGTGAAAGGATGCGATTTGAGTTGTTGCATCATGATGGATTTTGATTGTATTCTGACACATATGTCTGGATATTATGAGCTGTTACGACATACAGAATCCCCGTTATTCAAATGGTTGCAGTGTTGTAGTTTCTGAGAATAGTGATGTTTCCGAATGAGCCCCAGTTTCTCTCTGTTCCCCAACCTGTAGACAGACTTTTACAATTCAGCTGGATATAAAACCACTTTGGCCATTTTGTGAAGGAACTAATTAGAGTAAGTTCATTCCCTTGGTAAAGTTGCAGAACAGGCTGCTGCA
This region includes:
- the si:dkey-178k16.1 gene encoding band 4.1-like protein 1 isoform X1 — protein: MTTEKALAGEMKSALEGDARRTNQVPEDQGDVDDSSEKTPSKASKSPQKSSKRPKTVPVKVTLLDGSDYETAVEKFAKGQTLLDMVCGHLNLLERDYFGLTFQDTDNSKNWLDPSKEIKKQIRVGSWNFGFSVKFYPPDPSVLIEDITRYYLCLQLRDDILSGRLPCSFVTHALLGSYTVQAELGDYEPEEHGPDYVSDFRFAPNQTRELEERVMELHRNYRGMSPAEAEVNFLENAKKLSMYGVDLHHAKDSEGIDIMLGVSANGLLIYRDRLRINRFAWPKILKISYKRSNFYIKIRPGEYEQFESTIGFKLPNHRASKRLWKVCIEHHTFFRLVSPEPPPKGFLVIGSKFRYSGRTQAQTRQASALIDRPAPQFNRSVSKRYMLPRSIDGASALGDSMDQLSQRSSSERTQFMSREDLDQEGSLDLEHDHYHYHDDDQDQYIDQELERHGGQDPRTTRGAIVATPTKTLELKGEEAGSPVDSKPEDLAILRPKQEQFLDKPEDVLQKHQASINELKRTLRQPNSKMAQREKRLSSATPPGGTPERKSAIGGAKLIDKQDAYEGALDAYSKVEISKASFLGRNTFAVTEANINNFQMPWDPVRTKPGTYVKQETGHIAIGLINMDSMDDALATNGHHDSLLAQNVIHENGYGSPQDKQRSSVKHQDVRDCQYEHIHREGPKNFETLVTLDSLPKDNVSRTETDMMHCETWKIKDPCPMRAKDCNKTGNSHSEVTKIVPLKPQRSKKSLNKENKGVVNPQTQSQSDRGTFGATGDVQMIKSKDGICETGRREDDYTVPQSATDVVKENTAATKYHSEAAIVYQQQTQLHPQMKNELFRQQELRDGRDLPGQSQWTRGAVLHEDNFQNNSEFKENLPCSSKFPTAPPRTLPLKTQWSRDRQSNMDNSHIHYRTPTQDTAKRKQAETPPTPAIHEEPFNEASREPWERRLGSVSEDDQDHEILYLKETHLGIERKCSSITVSSTSSLEAEVDFTVLTDLHTGMEEFSRGMSELGERDLSPDGGLCMGIDLLQQQGPSEPPPPLVTAPLSRGASSSPPAKQVPAEEVRPEVKQVVFMSDVQPVVPKKPKRSVPVSSSVDREQPQKETSRFPAPAPLSREASDVMPTPTVRKTDVRTETQPNGSEVTTTIVEFTDQDHGIAGLSEVSYSTRQSVSPVHMGSLGREASGSPILENVTSATTHVTKTVKGGYSETRIEKRIIITGDDDVDQEQALAIAIQEAKQQHPDMQVTKAIVVRETESSTEDRHGASES